The following coding sequences lie in one Apium graveolens cultivar Ventura chromosome 1, ASM990537v1, whole genome shotgun sequence genomic window:
- the LOC141717024 gene encoding secreted RxLR effector protein 161-like has protein sequence MEKPTVLHLNVAKRIMRYVKRTMSYGLIYSKDNANNMLTGFPDSNLARHVDDRKSTTGGVFYLNESVITWVSQKQKCVALSSYEAEFMAAIVAACQGKWLHKLLHEVSNDYLGHVVLYIDKKLAIDIAKNPVFYGRSKHINFPNYL, from the coding sequence ATGGAGAAACCAACAGTACTGCACTTAAATGTTGCTAAGAGGATAATGCGTTACGTTAAAAGAACAATGAGCTATGGTTTAATCTACTCGAAGGACAATGCAAATAATATGCTGACAGGCTTCCCAGATAGTAATCTCGCCAGGCATGTTGATGATAGGAAAAGCACCACTGGGGGGGTGTTTTACTTAAATGAAAGTGTGATAACATGGGTGTCACAGAAGCAGAAATGTGTTGCTTTATCCTCATATGAAGCTGAGTTCATGGCAGCTATAGTAGCGGCATGCCAAGGGAAATGGTTGCATAAGTTATTACATGAAGTCTCAAATGATTATCTAGGTCATGTAGTTCTATACATTGACAAAAAATTGGCTATAGACATAGCCAAGAACCCTGTCTTTTATGGAAGATCCAAACACATTAATTTTCCCAATTACTTATAA